In a single window of the Xiphophorus couchianus chromosome 10, X_couchianus-1.0, whole genome shotgun sequence genome:
- the LOC114151963 gene encoding serine/threonine-protein kinase tousled-like 2 isoform X1, with protein MMEGLQGQSLSLDPRRQELLEARFTGVGVAKTSANSESSNQSQCSTGSLSDKEPESLERKANGRSKKRKGDIFDSSSQGKGKGQKLNDYFEFAGSSGSGASPARSVHLLLRSSSQCSLSYPPNGSPSSIGSAHTDSSSCSSFKTAPTTSCSHKAIQSDLTLLKLKAIEKVKNSDLKRTEGRIDDLVRSNCDLRRQVDEQQKILERYKERLNKCVKISQQLLIEQSKREKMACRDKSMQDRLRLGHFTTVRHGASFTEQWTDGYAFQKLIKQQEQINSQREDIERQRKLLGKRKPPVVQMPPPNMEQNKRKSRNNGQENETLSLAAYREQEEIFKLRIGRLKKEEAEIQTELEQLERVRNLHIRELKRIHNEDNSQFRDHPTLNDRYLLLRLLGRGGFSEVFKAFDLTEQRYVAIKIHQLNKNWREEKKQNYHRHACREYRIHKELDHPRIVKLYDYFSIDRDSFCTVLEYCGGNDLDFYLKQNKSMTEKEGRSIIMQLVNALKYLNQIRPPIIHYDLKPGNILLVNGTACGEIKITDFGLSKIVDDDSSADGMDLTSQGAGTYWYLPPECFVMGEDPPKISNKVDVWSVGVIFYQILYGRKPFGHNQSQQDILQENTILKATEVQFPPKPVVTTEAKAFIRRCLAYHKEDRVDVLQLASDPFLMPNIRKALGSNTMSLLPSPSTSSCYSSSASNSS; from the exons ATGATGGAAGGACTTCAGGGCCAGAGTCTCAGCCTCGACCCACGTCGGCAGGAACTTCTCGAGGCTCGATTCACCGGAGTTGGTGTTGCCAAG ACTTCTGCCAACAGCGAATCATCAAACCAGTCTCAGTGCAGCACTGGGTCTCTGAGTGACAAGGAACCAGAG tCTCTGGAGAGAAAGGCCAATGGGagaagcaagaaaagaaaaggcgACATCTTTGACAGCAGCAGCCAAG GAAAGGGAAAAGGGCAAAAGCTAAATGATTATTTTGAG TTTGCTGGTAGCAGCGGCTCTGGCGCCAGTCCTGCGCGAAGCGTCCATTTGCTGCTGCGCTCCTCTTCGCAGTGCTCTCTGTCTTATCCTCCG AATGGCAGCCCTTCGTCCATTGGCTCCGCCCACACCGACTCCTCTTCCTGCAGCTCCTTTAAGACGGCTCCTACAACTTCCTGTTCACACAAAGCAATCCag TCAGATCTGACGCTGCTGAAACTGAAAGCAATAGAAAAGGTCAAGAACTCTGACCTGAAGAGGACCGAAGGGAGGATAGACGACCTGGTGAGG TCTAACTGTGACCTGAGGCGTCAGGTCGATGAGCAGCAGAAGATTCTAGAGCGCTACAAGGAGCGGCTgaacaaatgtgtgaaaataagCCAGCAGCTGCTAATTGAGCAG TCAAAGAGGGAGAAAATGGCTTGCAGGGACAAGAGCATGCAGGATCGCCTGCGTTTGGGTCACTTCACCACCGTTCGCCACGGAGCGTCCTTCACGGAGCAATGGACCGACGGATACGCCTTCCAGAAACTCATCAA GCAGCAGGAGCAAATCAACTCGCAGCGGGAGGACATcgagaggcagaggaagctgctgGGAAAGAGGAAGCCTCCAGTGGTCCAGATGCCTCCACCAAACATGGAGCAGAACAAGCGGAAGAGCAGAAACAACGGCCAGGAGAATGAAAC GTTGTCGCTGGCTGCGTATCGGGAACAAGAGGAGATTTTCAAACTTCGAATAGGCCGTTTAAAAAAG GAAGAAGCAGAGATCCAAACAGAGCTGGAACAGCTGGAGAGGGTTAGAAATTTGCACATTCGGGAGCTCAAGAGAATCCACAATGAGGATAACTCGCA attTAGAGACCATCCCACACTGAATGATCGATACCTGCTTTTACGTTTATTAGGAAGAGGAGGTTTCAGTGAAGTTTTTAAA GCGTTTGATTTAACAGAACAGAGATATGTAGCCATCAAAATCCATCAGCTCAACAAGAACtggagagaagagaagaagCAAAACTACCACAG ACACGCCTGTAGAGAATACAGGATCCACAAAGAACTCGACCATCCTAGAATAGTCAAACTCTATGACTATTTCTCAATCGACAGAGATTC GTTCTGCACGGTGCTGGAGTACTGCGGCGGCAACGATCTGGATTTCTACTTGAAGCAGAATAAGTCGATGACGGAGAAGGAGGGACGCTCCATCATCATGCAGCTCGTCAACGCCCTCAAGTATCTCAACCAGATTCGGCCTCCCATCATCCACTACGACCTCAAGCCTG GGAACATCTTGTTGGTTAACGGCACGGCGTGCGGGGAGATAAAGATCACCGACTTCGGCCTGTCTAAGATCGTGGACGACGACAGCTCTGCTGATGGCATGGATCTGACTTCACAAGGAGCAGGGACCTACTG GTATTTACCACCTGAGTGCTTTGTAATGGGGGAAGACCCTCCAAAAATATCCAACAAGGTCGACGTTTGGTCAGTAGGAGTCATCTTCTACCAGATCTTATACGGACGGAAG CCGTTTGGTCACAACCAGTCCCAGCAGGACATCCTCCAAGAAAACACCATTCTGAAAGCTACTGAAGTGCAATTCCCCCCAAAGCCCGTCGTCACCACAGAGGCAAAG GCTTTTATTCGCCGTTGCTTGGCGTACCACAAGGAGGACCGCGTGGACGTGCTGCAGTTGGCCAGCGACCCCTTCCTGATGCCCAACATTCGTAAAGCCCTGGGCAGCAACACGATGTCGCTGCTGCCCAGtccctccacctccagctgctacAGCAGCAGTGCCTCCAACTCAAGTTAG
- the LOC114151963 gene encoding serine/threonine-protein kinase tousled-like 2 isoform X2, whose protein sequence is MMEGLQGQSLSLDPRRQELLEARFTGVGVAKTSANSESSNQSQCSTGSLSDKEPESLERKANGRSKKRKGDIFDSSSQGKGKGQKLNDYFENGSPSSIGSAHTDSSSCSSFKTAPTTSCSHKAIQSDLTLLKLKAIEKVKNSDLKRTEGRIDDLVRSNCDLRRQVDEQQKILERYKERLNKCVKISQQLLIEQSKREKMACRDKSMQDRLRLGHFTTVRHGASFTEQWTDGYAFQKLIKQQEQINSQREDIERQRKLLGKRKPPVVQMPPPNMEQNKRKSRNNGQENETLSLAAYREQEEIFKLRIGRLKKEEAEIQTELEQLERVRNLHIRELKRIHNEDNSQFRDHPTLNDRYLLLRLLGRGGFSEVFKAFDLTEQRYVAIKIHQLNKNWREEKKQNYHRHACREYRIHKELDHPRIVKLYDYFSIDRDSFCTVLEYCGGNDLDFYLKQNKSMTEKEGRSIIMQLVNALKYLNQIRPPIIHYDLKPGNILLVNGTACGEIKITDFGLSKIVDDDSSADGMDLTSQGAGTYWYLPPECFVMGEDPPKISNKVDVWSVGVIFYQILYGRKPFGHNQSQQDILQENTILKATEVQFPPKPVVTTEAKAFIRRCLAYHKEDRVDVLQLASDPFLMPNIRKALGSNTMSLLPSPSTSSCYSSSASNSS, encoded by the exons ATGATGGAAGGACTTCAGGGCCAGAGTCTCAGCCTCGACCCACGTCGGCAGGAACTTCTCGAGGCTCGATTCACCGGAGTTGGTGTTGCCAAG ACTTCTGCCAACAGCGAATCATCAAACCAGTCTCAGTGCAGCACTGGGTCTCTGAGTGACAAGGAACCAGAG tCTCTGGAGAGAAAGGCCAATGGGagaagcaagaaaagaaaaggcgACATCTTTGACAGCAGCAGCCAAG GAAAGGGAAAAGGGCAAAAGCTAAATGATTATTTTGAG AATGGCAGCCCTTCGTCCATTGGCTCCGCCCACACCGACTCCTCTTCCTGCAGCTCCTTTAAGACGGCTCCTACAACTTCCTGTTCACACAAAGCAATCCag TCAGATCTGACGCTGCTGAAACTGAAAGCAATAGAAAAGGTCAAGAACTCTGACCTGAAGAGGACCGAAGGGAGGATAGACGACCTGGTGAGG TCTAACTGTGACCTGAGGCGTCAGGTCGATGAGCAGCAGAAGATTCTAGAGCGCTACAAGGAGCGGCTgaacaaatgtgtgaaaataagCCAGCAGCTGCTAATTGAGCAG TCAAAGAGGGAGAAAATGGCTTGCAGGGACAAGAGCATGCAGGATCGCCTGCGTTTGGGTCACTTCACCACCGTTCGCCACGGAGCGTCCTTCACGGAGCAATGGACCGACGGATACGCCTTCCAGAAACTCATCAA GCAGCAGGAGCAAATCAACTCGCAGCGGGAGGACATcgagaggcagaggaagctgctgGGAAAGAGGAAGCCTCCAGTGGTCCAGATGCCTCCACCAAACATGGAGCAGAACAAGCGGAAGAGCAGAAACAACGGCCAGGAGAATGAAAC GTTGTCGCTGGCTGCGTATCGGGAACAAGAGGAGATTTTCAAACTTCGAATAGGCCGTTTAAAAAAG GAAGAAGCAGAGATCCAAACAGAGCTGGAACAGCTGGAGAGGGTTAGAAATTTGCACATTCGGGAGCTCAAGAGAATCCACAATGAGGATAACTCGCA attTAGAGACCATCCCACACTGAATGATCGATACCTGCTTTTACGTTTATTAGGAAGAGGAGGTTTCAGTGAAGTTTTTAAA GCGTTTGATTTAACAGAACAGAGATATGTAGCCATCAAAATCCATCAGCTCAACAAGAACtggagagaagagaagaagCAAAACTACCACAG ACACGCCTGTAGAGAATACAGGATCCACAAAGAACTCGACCATCCTAGAATAGTCAAACTCTATGACTATTTCTCAATCGACAGAGATTC GTTCTGCACGGTGCTGGAGTACTGCGGCGGCAACGATCTGGATTTCTACTTGAAGCAGAATAAGTCGATGACGGAGAAGGAGGGACGCTCCATCATCATGCAGCTCGTCAACGCCCTCAAGTATCTCAACCAGATTCGGCCTCCCATCATCCACTACGACCTCAAGCCTG GGAACATCTTGTTGGTTAACGGCACGGCGTGCGGGGAGATAAAGATCACCGACTTCGGCCTGTCTAAGATCGTGGACGACGACAGCTCTGCTGATGGCATGGATCTGACTTCACAAGGAGCAGGGACCTACTG GTATTTACCACCTGAGTGCTTTGTAATGGGGGAAGACCCTCCAAAAATATCCAACAAGGTCGACGTTTGGTCAGTAGGAGTCATCTTCTACCAGATCTTATACGGACGGAAG CCGTTTGGTCACAACCAGTCCCAGCAGGACATCCTCCAAGAAAACACCATTCTGAAAGCTACTGAAGTGCAATTCCCCCCAAAGCCCGTCGTCACCACAGAGGCAAAG GCTTTTATTCGCCGTTGCTTGGCGTACCACAAGGAGGACCGCGTGGACGTGCTGCAGTTGGCCAGCGACCCCTTCCTGATGCCCAACATTCGTAAAGCCCTGGGCAGCAACACGATGTCGCTGCTGCCCAGtccctccacctccagctgctacAGCAGCAGTGCCTCCAACTCAAGTTAG